In the Leptolyngbya sp. SIO1E4 genome, one interval contains:
- a CDS encoding Crp/Fnr family transcriptional regulator, which yields MVLSTSHQSSRNDFIEVLEQLYRERTLTPYCAGSTIPLRLHEVLIICRGVVQLFTIQQDGSETLLGLAGPSMPIGLPLTVVDPYWANALTDVDVLPLSMTEIESSPLLMAGICRHLMLRLQQSEAWLSISGRRLVADRLRQLLLLIAQDFGQVEPCGVRIPVRLTHHQLATAIGTTRVTVTRLLKDFKEEGWLQTKQRYLILQLEQLRNSSWNDMDSH from the coding sequence CTGGTTTTAAGCACTTCACACCAGTCTTCTCGGAATGACTTTATTGAAGTACTTGAGCAACTCTACAGGGAGCGTACGCTGACTCCCTACTGTGCCGGATCCACCATACCGCTGCGACTGCATGAAGTGCTTATCATCTGTCGTGGGGTTGTTCAGCTTTTCACAATTCAGCAAGATGGCAGCGAAACGCTCTTGGGTTTGGCTGGGCCTTCTATGCCCATTGGCTTGCCGCTCACCGTGGTTGACCCCTATTGGGCCAATGCCCTCACGGATGTAGATGTGCTGCCGTTATCAATGACAGAAATTGAGTCCTCGCCGTTATTGATGGCGGGTATCTGTCGTCACTTGATGCTTCGACTTCAGCAATCTGAGGCTTGGCTGTCTATTTCGGGCCGACGCCTCGTGGCAGACCGCCTACGGCAGTTGCTCTTGCTGATTGCACAAGACTTTGGTCAGGTAGAACCCTGTGGCGTTCGCATTCCTGTGCGGCTGACCCACCATCAACTTGCAACGGCCATTGGCACCACTCGTGTGACCGTCACCCGCCTGCTCAAAGACTTTAAGGAAGAAGGCTGGCTACAAACCAAACAGCGCTATCTCATCCTGCAGCTAGAGCAGTTACGCAACAGCAGTTGGAACGATATGGATTCCCACTAA
- the leuC gene encoding 3-isopropylmalate dehydratase large subunit: MGSGTLFDKVWDAHAVGTLASGQTQLFIGLHLIHEVTSPQAFSMLRERGLKVLFPERTIATVDHIVPTDNQARPFRDVLAEEMMQALEQNCRDHNITFHNIGSGNQGIVHVIAPEQGLTQPGMTIACGDSHTSTHGAFGAISFGIGTSQVRDVLASQTLALSKLKVRRIEVNGPLAPGVYAKDVILHIIRKLGVKGGVGYAYEYAGTTVEAMSMEERMTLCNMSIEGGARCGYVNPDQITYDYLQGRAFAPDADHWENAVSWWESLRSDPDAEYDDVVTFDAAEISPTVTWGITPGQGIGVDEQIPELDSMPNGDRALAEEAYRYMDLQPGAAILGTKVDVCFIGSCTNGRMSDLREAAKVAQGRKVAEGVKAFVVPGSERVKEEAEAEGLDRVFEAAGFEWREAGCSMCLAMNPDKLQGNQVSASSSNRNFKGRQGSASGRTLLMSPAMVATAAIAGQVDDVRSLLEKG, encoded by the coding sequence ATGGGCAGCGGTACCCTATTTGACAAAGTTTGGGATGCACACGCAGTTGGAACACTGGCTTCAGGACAAACACAGCTGTTTATTGGCCTCCATCTAATCCATGAAGTTACGAGCCCCCAAGCCTTTTCTATGCTGCGGGAACGGGGGCTAAAGGTTCTGTTTCCAGAGCGTACGATCGCCACCGTTGACCACATCGTACCGACCGATAATCAGGCTCGCCCTTTTCGAGACGTCTTGGCCGAAGAGATGATGCAGGCGCTTGAGCAAAATTGTCGCGATCACAACATCACATTTCACAATATCGGCTCTGGGAATCAGGGCATTGTTCATGTGATTGCCCCAGAACAGGGCTTAACCCAACCGGGGATGACAATCGCCTGTGGTGATAGCCATACCTCTACCCACGGAGCGTTTGGTGCCATCTCCTTTGGCATCGGCACCAGCCAGGTTAGAGATGTCTTGGCCTCTCAAACCTTAGCGCTCTCGAAGCTAAAAGTCCGACGAATCGAGGTGAACGGCCCCTTAGCCCCTGGCGTATATGCCAAGGATGTCATCCTTCATATCATTCGCAAGCTGGGCGTTAAAGGCGGGGTTGGCTACGCCTATGAATATGCTGGCACCACAGTAGAGGCCATGTCCATGGAAGAGCGCATGACCCTCTGTAATATGTCTATTGAAGGTGGGGCTCGCTGTGGTTATGTCAACCCTGATCAGATCACATACGACTATCTGCAGGGGCGGGCCTTTGCCCCTGATGCAGATCACTGGGAGAACGCTGTGAGCTGGTGGGAGAGCCTCCGCAGTGACCCAGACGCCGAGTATGACGATGTGGTGACCTTTGATGCGGCAGAGATTTCCCCCACGGTAACTTGGGGAATCACACCGGGTCAGGGCATTGGGGTAGATGAGCAAATTCCAGAACTCGATAGTATGCCTAACGGCGATCGCGCCCTTGCCGAAGAAGCCTATCGCTATATGGATCTGCAGCCGGGGGCAGCGATTTTAGGCACCAAGGTTGATGTCTGTTTCATCGGCAGCTGCACCAACGGGCGCATGAGTGATCTTCGGGAAGCCGCTAAGGTGGCTCAAGGGCGAAAAGTCGCTGAAGGCGTCAAAGCATTTGTTGTACCAGGGTCAGAGCGGGTCAAGGAAGAAGCCGAAGCGGAAGGGCTCGACCGGGTATTCGAGGCAGCGGGGTTTGAGTGGCGAGAGGCTGGGTGTTCCATGTGCCTTGCCATGAACCCAGATAAACTCCAGGGCAATCAAGTCAGCGCTTCCTCCTCTAACCGCAACTTCAAGGGACGCCAGGGCTCAGCGTCTGGGCGCACGCTGCTCATGAGCCCTGCCATGGTGGCAACAGCGGCGATCGCAGGCCAGGTAGATGATGTGCGATCGCTCTTGGAAAAGGGCTAA
- a CDS encoding ligase-associated DNA damage response exonuclease, producing MSLITVRAEGLYCEAGDFFIDPWRSVKTALITHAHADHARPGSQQYVATALSEGILRRRLGDDMVLQNVQYGEKLKFGKTWVSFHSAGHVLGSAQIRVEHQDEVWVVSGDYKRCADPTCEPFEVVPCDVFITEATFGLPIYKWDSGEETSRRIYEWWQADRDRPSILFCYAFGKAQRVLSELMKFTDQTVYVHGAIAALNEIYRAQNVSLLPTRSISEMPRDYKYTGDLILAPPSGHRSSWMKRFKSPQTAFASGWMAVRGARRRRGYERGFVLSDHADWSSLIDTIQATKARQVYVTHGQNDVLSRYLQEVCQIQAEPLETLFEGEGDI from the coding sequence ATGTCTCTAATTACCGTCCGCGCTGAGGGTCTGTATTGCGAAGCGGGCGACTTTTTCATTGACCCCTGGCGATCGGTCAAAACAGCGCTGATTACCCATGCCCATGCCGACCATGCCCGCCCAGGGTCACAGCAATACGTGGCAACGGCCCTGTCAGAGGGCATTTTGCGGAGGCGTCTGGGAGACGACATGGTGCTGCAGAACGTGCAGTACGGCGAAAAACTCAAGTTCGGTAAAACCTGGGTGTCATTTCACTCAGCGGGCCACGTTCTGGGGTCAGCACAGATCCGCGTGGAGCATCAGGATGAGGTTTGGGTGGTCTCGGGGGACTACAAGCGATGTGCAGACCCGACCTGTGAGCCCTTTGAGGTGGTGCCCTGTGATGTGTTTATTACTGAAGCGACCTTTGGGCTGCCCATTTACAAGTGGGATAGCGGTGAGGAGACCAGCCGTCGGATTTATGAGTGGTGGCAGGCCGATCGCGATCGCCCCTCGATTCTTTTTTGTTATGCTTTTGGCAAGGCGCAGCGGGTGCTTAGTGAGCTGATGAAGTTCACCGATCAAACCGTGTACGTGCATGGGGCGATCGCCGCGCTGAATGAGATTTATCGGGCACAGAACGTGTCGCTATTGCCGACGCGCTCCATCTCAGAGATGCCTCGGGACTATAAATACACTGGCGATTTGATTCTTGCCCCCCCTTCCGGACATCGTTCGAGCTGGATGAAGCGGTTCAAATCACCCCAAACCGCCTTTGCCTCAGGCTGGATGGCCGTGCGAGGGGCGCGCCGACGGCGGGGGTATGAGCGAGGGTTTGTGTTATCTGACCATGCCGACTGGTCTAGCTTGATTGATACCATTCAAGCCACCAAAGCCCGTCAGGTCTATGTGACCCACGGCCAAAACGATGTGCTCTCTCGTTACTTACAGGAAGTCTGTCAGATTCAGGCTGAGCCGCTGGAGACCCTGTTTGAGGGGGAAGGGGATATTTGA
- the accB gene encoding acetyl-CoA carboxylase biotin carboxyl carrier protein yields the protein MELNFNELRELVATMNQTDIAELTLKSADFELTLRKQGTVAVASSAEAISSLESAPIPVVEMPPAVTATPTPTPAPPPKVDSNLAEIASPMVGTFYRSPAPEEPAFVGIGDRIQVGQTVCIIEAMKLMNELEAEVSGEIVEILVDNAQPVEFGQPLMRVRPV from the coding sequence GTGGAACTCAATTTCAATGAACTGCGGGAGCTGGTGGCAACGATGAACCAGACTGATATTGCAGAGTTAACGCTCAAAAGCGCTGACTTTGAACTCACCTTGCGGAAACAAGGCACCGTTGCTGTCGCTAGCTCAGCTGAGGCTATTTCTAGCCTTGAATCAGCCCCAATTCCTGTCGTTGAGATGCCTCCAGCAGTTACGGCTACTCCCACCCCCACCCCCGCACCCCCGCCCAAGGTAGACTCTAATCTGGCTGAAATTGCATCCCCAATGGTGGGCACGTTTTATCGGTCGCCGGCCCCGGAGGAGCCTGCCTTTGTCGGTATTGGCGATCGCATCCAAGTGGGGCAGACCGTCTGCATCATTGAGGCCATGAAGCTGATGAACGAACTGGAGGCTGAGGTCTCTGGGGAAATTGTTGAAATTCTGGTCGATAACGCCCAACCGGTGGAGTTTGGTCAACCTCTGATGCGGGTCAGACCCGTCTAA
- a CDS encoding peptidylprolyl isomerase — MQLLNRWLTSIALSLLIWAGITASEAFVGPSYTSVAAAPLPSAIMAYLPPGNAITDGRALLRNSLPIDNKDIRKVQADLEGLSEWLRSKRWGPVKRDVNKVDRLIGRRQQAILADVPEALQPEAATYLKEIRTGLEPILEAVENRDVETIWLQRADLLLKVTAIEEMMVAGFPFEVPEEYNTLPQLKGRAAIEFETTKGNLLAVVDGYSAPVTAGNFVDLVQRGFYDGMPFIRAEDNYVLQTGDPEGPDDGFIDPKTQNYRAIPLEILVQGEEAPIYGATLEELGRYLEDPVLPFSAFGALGMARPESDPNGGSSQFFFFLFEPELTPAGLNLLDGRYSVFGYVIDGKDVLDKLGQGDRIESAHVVDGLDHLITPRTA, encoded by the coding sequence ATGCAACTACTTAACCGATGGCTAACTTCCATTGCCCTTAGCCTCCTAATCTGGGCTGGAATAACCGCCAGTGAAGCCTTCGTAGGCCCCTCGTATACGAGTGTGGCAGCGGCCCCACTCCCTTCTGCAATAATGGCTTATCTACCGCCAGGTAACGCCATTACTGATGGACGTGCCCTGCTGCGAAATTCTCTCCCCATCGACAATAAGGATATTCGCAAGGTTCAAGCAGATCTAGAAGGCTTGTCTGAGTGGTTGCGGAGTAAGCGCTGGGGGCCAGTCAAGCGAGATGTGAACAAAGTGGATCGTCTGATCGGGCGGCGGCAACAAGCGATTTTAGCAGATGTTCCGGAAGCGCTGCAGCCAGAAGCTGCCACCTACCTCAAGGAGATTCGTACCGGGCTGGAACCGATTTTAGAAGCCGTAGAAAACCGCGATGTTGAAACCATCTGGTTACAGCGGGCTGACCTTCTGCTAAAGGTTACGGCGATTGAAGAAATGATGGTGGCTGGGTTTCCCTTTGAGGTACCCGAAGAGTACAACACCCTGCCCCAGCTTAAAGGTCGCGCTGCGATCGAGTTTGAAACCACAAAAGGTAACCTGCTCGCGGTTGTCGATGGCTACAGTGCCCCTGTGACCGCAGGCAACTTTGTGGATTTAGTACAGCGCGGTTTTTATGACGGCATGCCCTTTATTCGTGCAGAAGATAACTACGTTCTGCAAACAGGCGATCCAGAAGGGCCAGACGACGGTTTTATTGATCCTAAAACCCAGAATTACCGGGCAATTCCCCTAGAAATCCTGGTTCAAGGGGAGGAAGCGCCAATTTATGGCGCCACGCTGGAAGAACTCGGGCGGTATTTAGAAGATCCGGTCTTACCGTTTTCAGCGTTTGGGGCTCTGGGCATGGCCCGCCCTGAGAGTGACCCGAATGGCGGGTCTTCTCAGTTTTTCTTTTTCTTGTTTGAGCCAGAACTCACCCCTGCAGGGCTGAATTTGCTCGATGGTCGGTATTCGGTCTTTGGCTATGTGATTGATGGAAAAGATGTCCTAGACAAATTGGGACAGGGCGATCGCATTGAATCAGCCCATGTGGTCGACGGTCTTGATCATTTGATCACGCCCCGAACCGCATAG
- the efp gene encoding elongation factor P has product MISSNDFRTGVSIELEGSVWRVVEFLHVKPGKGSAFVRTKLKNVQTGSVVEKTFRAGETVPQANLEKKVMQHTYRDGEDLVFMDMETYEEVRMSETQVGDRVKYLKEEMAVSVVSWNEQILEVELPNSVVLEVTQTDPGVKGDTATGGTKPAIVETGAQVMVPLFISIGERIKIDTRNDTYLGRE; this is encoded by the coding sequence ATGATCTCCAGCAACGACTTTCGTACCGGCGTCAGCATTGAACTGGAAGGGTCGGTTTGGCGGGTTGTTGAATTTCTTCACGTTAAGCCGGGCAAAGGCTCTGCATTTGTTCGTACCAAGCTCAAGAACGTGCAGACAGGCAGTGTGGTCGAAAAAACTTTCCGGGCAGGTGAGACGGTTCCCCAAGCCAACCTGGAAAAGAAAGTCATGCAGCACACCTATCGCGACGGGGAAGACCTGGTTTTCATGGATATGGAAACCTATGAAGAAGTGCGCATGAGTGAGACGCAGGTCGGCGATCGCGTTAAGTACCTGAAGGAAGAGATGGCCGTTAGCGTCGTTAGCTGGAATGAGCAAATCTTAGAGGTGGAGCTACCGAATTCGGTTGTCTTAGAAGTCACCCAAACAGATCCGGGGGTGAAGGGAGATACCGCCACGGGGGGAACGAAGCCTGCGATCGTCGAAACAGGTGCCCAGGTTATGGTGCCGCTCTTCATTTCGATTGGGGAAAGAATCAAAATCGACACCCGCAACGATACTTATTTAGGTCGGGAATAG
- a CDS encoding thiamine-phosphate kinase, whose product MSQPTVADIGELGLLARLQPFCATDLIGDDAAVLPAIEEGVAPVITTDVLVEGVHFSDRTTSAEDVGWRAMAANLSDLAAMGATPIGVTVGLSLPGTVAVDWVEGVYRGMDTCLKTYGGDILGGDVCRSSQTSLAITALGQVHPDRVIHRDRAQPGQVIVATGYHGASRAGLELLLHPEAGRSLTAPERTPLVQAHQRPTPRLDVVEVFNALDDPDFKALAGMDSSDGLANAVLHLCQASGVGAQLVRSHLPMPATLVPWVGEKTALDWCLYGGEDFELVLCLSADAALNLLPQLGPHAAIIGTVKADPAVLLVETPDALSGLRLTWEGCFQHF is encoded by the coding sequence ATGTCTCAGCCGACGGTGGCTGATATTGGAGAGCTGGGGTTGCTCGCGCGACTCCAGCCTTTTTGTGCGACTGACCTGATTGGGGATGACGCAGCGGTGTTACCTGCCATTGAGGAAGGCGTTGCCCCGGTTATTACGACGGATGTGTTAGTGGAGGGGGTGCATTTTAGCGATCGCACTACCTCGGCTGAAGACGTGGGTTGGCGAGCCATGGCGGCTAACCTGTCGGATTTAGCGGCCATGGGGGCAACGCCCATTGGCGTCACCGTGGGGTTGAGCTTACCCGGTACCGTGGCGGTGGATTGGGTCGAAGGGGTGTATCGCGGGATGGATACCTGCCTCAAAACCTATGGCGGTGATATTTTAGGGGGCGATGTTTGCCGGTCGTCCCAAACCTCCCTGGCAATTACGGCGCTGGGGCAAGTTCACCCCGACCGGGTCATCCATCGCGATCGTGCCCAGCCGGGGCAGGTGATTGTGGCCACAGGCTATCATGGCGCTTCCCGGGCGGGGCTAGAGTTGCTGCTGCACCCAGAAGCGGGACGGTCGTTGACCGCCCCAGAGCGCACGCCGCTAGTTCAGGCTCATCAACGGCCCACGCCTCGGTTAGATGTGGTGGAGGTTTTCAATGCCCTAGATGACCCTGACTTTAAAGCATTGGCCGGGATGGACAGTAGCGATGGCTTGGCCAATGCCGTGCTGCATCTCTGTCAGGCCAGTGGTGTGGGGGCGCAGCTAGTGCGATCGCACCTTCCCATGCCTGCCACGCTGGTGCCTTGGGTAGGGGAAAAAACGGCCTTGGATTGGTGCCTGTATGGGGGCGAAGACTTTGAGCTAGTGCTTTGCTTGTCGGCTGATGCAGCGCTGAATCTACTGCCGCAGCTAGGCCCCCACGCGGCCATTATCGGCACTGTTAAAGCTGATCCTGCCGTTTTGCTGGTAGAAACCCCCGATGCCCTTTCCGGGCTCAGACTAACCTGGGAGGGGTGTTTCCAGCATTTTTAA